In Bacteroidales bacterium, the genomic stretch TTTCTTGAATTTTCCTGTTAATAATATAGTTTACATTTTGTTATACTTTCCAATTATCGTATATTTATATATAAAACTACTTTGTCCAAAAAAACTGATTATGTTAGTTGTAATTTTATTGATTCTCTTTTCGGAATTAACAATAATATTTTGCAGTGAATTCAATAAAAATAATAAAATTGAATTATTAAATCTTTTATATAATAAGCAGAAACAGGATCCATCAATTAAATGTTTGATAAATATTAACTATGCAGATACTATTCAAAATAAGTATATTAATACACCCTATGATACAAATTTCACGTATGGAAAATATATTGATTTTTTCGTTTCTATTAGCGATACGAATAAATACATTGTTTTACCATTAAATGAATTTAGGAATACGTTTAACCCCCAAAAAATTGTTATAGGTTTAAGACATGACATTGATTTAGACCTAAATAAGGCATATCAGTTGTCAATCGTAGAGAATAATATTGGAGTTAGATCTTCATATTTTGTTTTACATGCGGCAAACTATTATTTGGCTAAACCAAATAGAATGTCTACTCATAATAAGAAAATCATTTTCCCCCTAATGGTAATGCAGGACAAGTATAACCATGAAATAGGATGGCATAACGATTTAATAACTCTACAATTGATCTATAAGATAGACCCAATAAATTATTTATATCAAGAACTTGATTGGTTGAGAAAAAATGGACTTTTAATTTATGGAACTTCTTCACATGGTTCCAAATATTGCTGCACCTATAAATTTTTAAATTTATATTTTTGGAAAGATTTTAAAAATTACAATAATCCTGCATTTAATTATTATGATAAGGTGATTGTAAACGGGGAGTCAATTTGTTTCAAAAAAGCTTTGTTAAAAGATTTTAATCTTGATTATGAAGCATATTTTCTAAGTTTCAATAAGTATTATTCGGATGCATCATTTATTAATGGACAAAGGTGGCATATTGGGAAATTAAACTTAAACATGCTAAAACCTGGTGATAGGATACAAATACTTATGCATCCTTGCTACTATTATGCAAAAGGCTCAAATTTATCCGAAATTACCTCATTTAATGTATTCAGTCAAAAGAAATCAATTATTAATTCTGTGAATTCAACCATTACTATAAAAGTGCCTTATGGAACTAATTTGAGTTCTCTTCATGCAAATTTCATAGTATCAAAAAAAGCAAATGCTTGGATTGGCAATAGAAAACAAGTTTCGGGTTTAGAACCAATCAATTTCTCACAACCAGTAGTATTGAAAATTGTTGCAGAGAATGGACTTTCTTCGAAAAAATGGACAATTATAGTAACGCAAGAGTCTAAACCTTTAGTTCAATAACCTCACTTACCTGATGATATTCTTGGAAGAAATACACTTCATCTAGCTAAAATAACCACTTATGTAGTCCTTTGTTAATTGCTTTTGAGGATGGTTAAAGATTTGTTCGGTTGTTCCAAATTCAATTAATTTGCCCAAATACATGAATGCAATATAATCGGCAATCCTTTTGGCCTGACGAAGTGTGTGAGTGACCAGAATTATAGTATAATCTTTTTTAAGTGTAACAAAGAGTTCTTCAATTTTCTTGGTAGAAATTGGATCAAGTGCAGATGTTGCCTCATCACCCAGAATTATTTCAGGTTCAACTGCCAATCCTCGTGCAAGACATAAGCGTTGCTGTTGTCCAATTGATAGTTGATTAGCAGGAGTCTTTAAACGATCCTTTACTTCTTCCCACAAACCAACCTCAGTAAGATAATGCTTTGTATTGGCATATAGTTTTCTTCGTTGCCATGCACCATGTAGTTTTGGGCCATAGGTAACATTATCATAAATTGACATTGGAAGAGGGCAAGGTCGTTGTGCAAGCAGTCCCATTTTCTTGCGAATGGCTATTACTTGAATATTTTCACCATAAATATTCTCATCATCAACAAAAATTTTACCTGTAATTTTTACTTTGGGAGAATCATCGTGCATGCGGTTAAACGAGCGAAGAAGGGTTGTTTTCCCACATCCTGACGGACCAATAATACAGGTTATTTTTTTTGATGGGATATTTAGATTTATATCTTTAAGGATATGATTATCCCCAATGCTTAAGTTAAGATTAGTTACTCTAATATGAGGGTCAACCACATAACTATCCAGAGTACTATCCGCGATGACATTCTCGTCTTTATCCTCAATCTGTAGTGAATTTATTGATTGCATGTTTAAATTTTATTTTTTGAAAGTTTCCTTGAAAAATATCTTGCCGATAAACTAAGAACTAGTATTATAATTGTCAAAATTAACGCAGCAGCGTAAGCTCTATTCTGCACTTCCTCGGAAGGACTACCTAATTGAAAGAAGATTGCTAGAGGAAGTGTAGCTGCAGGGTGGCTTAGTGAAGTAGGAATATTATCGGTATAACCAGCTGTGAAAAGCACTGTTGCTGCATCACCAATACCCCGTCCAATTGCAAGCAGAACAGCAGTGGTTATGCCAGGCAATAATTGACGAATGATTACTTTTATCACTTCGTATTTTGTGGCACCCAATGATAGAGATGCCTCCGTAAGTTCTTTTGGAACAAGCCGAGCAACCTCATCTAATGAACGCATAATGATGGGAGTTATAAGCATGCCAACAACAACAATTCCACCGAAGAGTGAGGCTTTAAGTCCAAAATAGATCATCACGGCAAAACCAAATGCCCCATAAACAATTGAAGGTATTCCAAAGAGAATATCAAATGAAAACCTGACGGTATCAGCAAAGAAAGATCTTTTGGGTAAATAAAAATTAATATACATTGTTACAGGTATACTTAGAACTAGAGCTAAGAGAACAGCACCTATAACTATATAAAAAGATCCTAAAATAGCATTCAAAATTCCGCCTTCCTTACCTAGGTAAAAACCTCCTCCAGGGAGCTTACTAACCATTTCCCACGAAAGAGAAGGTAGTCCCTTTGAAACAATTGTATATAGTATAAAACCTAAAATGCTTATAATTGCGAAAGCTGATAAAAGCATTAATGATTTAAATATTTTCTCCTCTAGTAGTTTCATGCTTGATACCTCCTTTCGATCCGATTAAGTATTAATCTCGAAATTGCATTAAAAAAAACAATAATAATGAATAGTAGAAATGCAGCCATCATCAAGGCAGATTCATAGCTAGGAATAGATAGCATCTCACCATAATTGTTAGCAATTAATGCCGGAAGAGGGTAACAAGCATCGAATATTGATGATGGAATTATTGGTATGTTACCGCAAACCATTAGCACAGCAATGGTTTCGCCGAATGCACGAGATATTGATAAGGCAATGGCTGCAACGATTCCAGGCATAGATTTTCGAATTACAATCTTTTTTACTGTTTGCCATTTTGTTGCCCCTAGTGATAATGATGCCTCTCGCATTTCATTGGGTATTGCGCTGAATACTTCGCAGAAAATACTTATTAAAAGAGGGATTATCATTACCGAAAGCACAATTCCTCCAGCTAATACGCTATAACCAGTTGAAAACTCAACAAAATGAGGTGCAATTTTTTCGGATATAAATGGAACAATAGTTAATGTACCCCACACTCCATATATAACAGGTGGGATTCCAGACAATAAATCAACGATTGGGGAGAAAAAATTATTTACCTTTTTTGAAGCGTATTCTATAAGATAGATACTTGTAAGCAATGAAAAGGGGAGAGCAATTACAATTGCTATGAAAGTTACATGTAAAGTACTAATAATGTATGGTAGAAATCCAAATTCTCCCTTGAAGGGTTTCCAGTTAGCTGAAGTTAATAAAACCCAAATATTTTTTTCTTTAAGAATGGGTAAAGACATGTAAAACAGACCACTTCCAATAAGAAGTAGGAAGAAAAGGGAGAAAATTGTAATGCCCAGCATGGTTAGCCGGGCTGTTTTATCTTTGAATAATCGAAATCGAATCATATCAATCTAACTTTTTCATCTCTGTATTTAGTTTATCCTTTGGCAGTTCTATGTAACCTGCCTCGTGTACAAATTTT encodes the following:
- a CDS encoding phosphate ABC transporter ATP-binding protein; this encodes MQSINSLQIEDKDENVIADSTLDSYVVDPHIRVTNLNLSIGDNHILKDINLNIPSKKITCIIGPSGCGKTTLLRSFNRMHDDSPKVKITGKIFVDDENIYGENIQVIAIRKKMGLLAQRPCPLPMSIYDNVTYGPKLHGAWQRRKLYANTKHYLTEVGLWEEVKDRLKTPANQLSIGQQQRLCLARGLAVEPEIILGDEATSALDPISTKKIEELFVTLKKDYTIILVTHTLRQAKRIADYIAFMYLGKLIEFGTTEQIFNHPQKQLTKDYISGYFS
- the pstA gene encoding phosphate ABC transporter permease PstA — protein: MKLLEEKIFKSLMLLSAFAIISILGFILYTIVSKGLPSLSWEMVSKLPGGGFYLGKEGGILNAILGSFYIVIGAVLLALVLSIPVTMYINFYLPKRSFFADTVRFSFDILFGIPSIVYGAFGFAVMIYFGLKASLFGGIVVVGMLITPIIMRSLDEVARLVPKELTEASLSLGATKYEVIKVIIRQLLPGITTAVLLAIGRGIGDAATVLFTAGYTDNIPTSLSHPAATLPLAIFFQLGSPSEEVQNRAYAAALILTIIILVLSLSARYFSRKLSKNKI
- the pstC gene encoding phosphate ABC transporter permease subunit PstC, encoding MIRFRLFKDKTARLTMLGITIFSLFFLLLIGSGLFYMSLPILKEKNIWVLLTSANWKPFKGEFGFLPYIISTLHVTFIAIVIALPFSLLTSIYLIEYASKKVNNFFSPIVDLLSGIPPVIYGVWGTLTIVPFISEKIAPHFVEFSTGYSVLAGGIVLSVMIIPLLISIFCEVFSAIPNEMREASLSLGATKWQTVKKIVIRKSMPGIVAAIALSISRAFGETIAVLMVCGNIPIIPSSIFDACYPLPALIANNYGEMLSIPSYESALMMAAFLLFIIIVFFNAISRLILNRIERRYQA